From Toxorhynchites rutilus septentrionalis strain SRP unplaced genomic scaffold, ASM2978413v1 HiC_scaffold_20, whole genome shotgun sequence, the proteins below share one genomic window:
- the LOC129781773 gene encoding histone H4, translated as MTGRGKGGKGLGKGGAKRHRKVLRDNIQGITKPAIRRLARRGGVKRISGLIYEETRGVLKVFLENVIRDAVTYTEHAKRKTVTAMDVVYALKRQGRTLYGFGG; from the coding sequence ATGACTGGccgtggtaaaggaggaaagggACTGGGCAAAGGAGGAGCCAAGCGTCATCGTAAGGTTCTGCGTGATAACATCCAGGGAATCACAAagcccgctatccgtcgtttggCTCGTCGTGGGGGAGTGAAGCGTATTTCCGGTCTCATCTACGAAGAAACTCGTGGTGTGCTGAAAGTATTTCTGGAAAACGTTATCCGAGATGCTGTTACCTATACCGAACACGCCAAACGGAAGACGGTTACCGCAATGGACGTTGTGTACGCTTTGAAACGCCAAGGTCGTACTCTCTATGGTTTCGGAGGTTAA
- the LOC129781782 gene encoding histone H2A produces the protein MSGRGKGGKVKGKAKSRSNRAGLQFPVGRIHRLLRKGNYAERVGAGAPVYLAAVMEYLAAEVLELAGNAARDNKKTRIIPRHLQLAIRNDEELNKLLSGVTIAQGGVLPNIQAVLLPKKTEKKA, from the coding sequence ATGTCTGGacgtggtaaaggaggaaaagttaagggaaaggcgaaGTCCCGTTCAAATCGTGCTGGCTTACAGTTCCCAGTGGGTCGTATTCATCGTCTGCTCAGGAAGGGAAACTATGCCGAACGTGTTGGAGCTGGAGCACCCGTTTATCTGGCCGCAGTGATGGAATATTTGGCCGCTGAAGTATTGGAATTGGCAGGAAATGCCGCTCGTGACAACAAGAAGACCAGGATTATCCCACGTCATCTGCAGTTGGCTATCCGTAATGACGAAGAATTGAACAAACTACTGTCGGGTGTAACTATTGCTCAAGGCGGAGTCTTGCCCAATATCCAAGCTGTTCTGCTACCCAAGAAAACCGAGAAGAAGGCTTAA
- the LOC129781741 gene encoding histone H1B-like, which translates to MAETATEVVPAASVAASPAKTPKKARAPKGEDKKPKKPATHPPVNEMVLAAIKTLKERNGSSLQAIKKYIGANYKCDVAKLSTFIKKSLKSGVEKGNLVQTKGSGASGSFKIKPKDKTPAGEKKPKKAATGKKPAGEKKVAKKAATSKTAAAKKPKEAPAKKAVQKKAKAVVAKTAKKAGTVKKAAASKQKPTKASKTAAKKPKTPKPKKAAPAKKAAPKKAAAKK; encoded by the coding sequence ATGGCCGAAACAGCTACTGAAGTCGTTCCCGCAGCATCAGTTGCTGCATCTCCAGCCAAGACACCGAAAAAGGCTCGTGCTCCTAAAGGAGAGGATAAGAAACCAAAAAAGCCAGCCACCCATCCACCAGTGAACGAAATGGTTCTGGCCGCCATCAAGACCTTAAAGGAACGTAATGGATCTTCTCTTCAGGCCATCAAGAAGTATATCGGTGCCAATTACAAGTGTGATGTTGCTAAGCTCTcaactttcataaaaaaatctttgaagagTGGTGTCGAGAAAGGTAATCTTGTGCAAACCAAAGGAAGTGGAGCATCGGGATCCTTCAAAATCAAACCTAAGGATAAGACACCTGCGGGCGAGAAGAAACCAAAGAAAGCTGCGACTGGGAAGAAACCTGCAGGGGAAAAGAAAGTCGCCAAAAAGGCAGCCACTTCTAAAACTGCTGCTGCCAAAAAGCCGAAGGAAGCACCAGCAAAAAAAGCGGTTCAGAAGAAGGCTAAAGCTGTCGTCGCCAAAACCGCCAAAAAGGCTGGAACCGTAAAGAAAGCAGCCGCTTCCAAACAGAAACCAACCAAAGCATCGAAGACAGCAGCGAAGAAGCCTAAAACTCCAAAACCGAAAAAGGCAGCACCAGCAAAGAAAGCTGCTCCGAAGAAAGCTGCTGCCAAAAAGTAA
- the LOC129781739 gene encoding histone H2B-like, with amino-acid sequence MAPKTSGKAAKKSGKAQKSITKTDKKKKKVRRKESYAIYIYKVLKQVHPDTGISSKAMSIMNSFVNDIFERIAAESSRLAHYNKRSTITSREIQTAVRLLLPGELAKHAVSEGTKAVTKYTSSK; translated from the coding sequence ATGGCTCCTAAAACCAGTGGAAAGGCAGCGAAGAAGTCTGGAAAGGCCCAGAAAAGTATTACCAAGACcgacaagaaaaagaagaaggtcCGCAGGAAGGAAAGCTACGCTATCTACATTTACAAAGTGTTGAAACAAGTCCATCCTGACACGGGTATTTCATCCAAAGCCATGAGTATCATGAACAGCTTTGTGAATGATATTTTCGAACGCATCGCCGCTGAATCATCTCGCTTGGCGCATTACAACAAACGTTCAACGATAACTTCTCGTGAAATTCAAACCGCAGTTCGTTTACTGCTGCCAGGAGAATTGGCCAAACACGCTGTCTCCGAAGGAACCAAAGCCGTCacgaagtataccagctccaagTAA
- the LOC129781752 gene encoding histone H3, which yields MARTKQTARKSTGGKAPRKQLATKAARKSAPATGGVKKPHRYRPGTVALREIRRYQKSTELLIRKLPFQRLVREIAQDFKTDLRFQSSAVMALQEASEAYLVGLFEDTNLCAIHAKRVTIMPKDIQLARRIRGERA from the coding sequence ATGGCTCGTACCAAGCAGACCGCTCGTAAATCCACCGGAGGAAAGGCTCCTCGCAAACAGTTGGCCACTAAAGCTGCTCGTAAAAGTGctccagctaccggaggagtcaaGAAGCCACATCGTTATCGACCAGGAACCGTCGCTTTGCGTGAGATTCGTCGTTATCAAAAGTCGACTGAATTACTGATCCGTAAGCTTCCATTCCAACGTTTGGTTCGTGAGATCGCTCAAGATTTTAAGACCGATCTTCGCTTCCAGAGCTCGGCTGTTATGGCTCTGCAGGAAGCAAGTGAAGCTTATCTGGTTggattattcgaagataccaatctgtGTGCCATCCATGCCAAACGAGTCACCATTATGCCGAAAGATATCCAATTAGCTCGTCGTATCCGTGGAGAACGCGCTTAA